The Geobacter sp. AOG2 genome includes a window with the following:
- a CDS encoding acyl carrier protein has protein sequence MTITETLNQIFCMVFDDDAIQIHPTTSANDIDGWDSLSHVNLVTTIEAKFNIRFTQKELLKQRNVGDLIADIERKLAA, from the coding sequence ATGACAATAACTGAAACCCTGAACCAGATATTTTGCATGGTGTTCGATGACGATGCTATCCAGATACATCCCACTACGTCCGCCAACGATATCGATGGGTGGGATTCCCTTTCCCACGTCAACCTGGTAACCACCATCGAGGCAAAGTTCAATATCCGCTTTACCCAGAAAGAGTTGCTCAAACAGCGCAATGTTGGCGACCTGATAGCCGACATCGAACGAAAGCTGGCGGCCTAA
- a CDS encoding MBOAT family protein: protein MPFNSLVYFLFLPATYLLFFVTVDRWRWLVLLGTSYGFYAALKAPYLLAVLLTVTGISYVCGLRIAASQDETIRKRWLWAGTFACVAVLAVLKYFPFIESYANSIFGLNATLSRTLISIGVSYYAFQAISYLADIYLEIEEPEQHFGHYALFMAFFPKLLQGPLERAGDLLPQLKRPYRFDYDAMRSGMFLFTWGLFKKVVVADRLSLIVDTVYNDVHSFTGFSFIFATYLYAMQIYFDFSGYTDMALGTARMFNINLSQNFNSPYMANSVADFWRRWHISFSRWILDYIFKPLQMRWRDWKTWGTASALMVTFFISGIWHGASWGFVVWGLLHGAYLATSVFYKPLQKKIHKKTGLEKTAVLKIWQTIATFNLVCFAWIFFRANSLSDALYIIRHLFSGFDSNITSALLTSGKISLLILLCSLGIVNLSYIFIRFSDVKTKFYDKPLWFRWSIYYGLVVLLLVCNIDIDSMFVYFKF, encoded by the coding sequence GTGCCGTTCAACTCGCTTGTCTATTTTCTCTTTCTGCCAGCCACCTACCTGCTTTTCTTCGTAACTGTCGACCGCTGGCGCTGGCTGGTCCTACTCGGAACCAGCTACGGCTTCTATGCCGCTCTCAAGGCACCCTATCTCTTGGCAGTGCTATTGACGGTAACGGGCATCAGTTATGTTTGCGGACTCCGCATTGCCGCATCCCAGGATGAAACCATCCGTAAACGCTGGCTCTGGGCAGGCACTTTTGCGTGCGTTGCAGTCCTGGCCGTCCTCAAGTATTTTCCCTTTATCGAGTCCTACGCCAACAGCATCTTCGGGCTCAATGCCACCCTCTCCCGGACGCTCATCAGCATAGGTGTTTCCTACTATGCCTTTCAGGCGATATCCTACCTGGCAGACATCTATCTGGAGATCGAGGAGCCGGAACAACACTTCGGCCATTACGCTCTCTTCATGGCATTCTTCCCGAAACTGCTGCAAGGCCCCCTCGAGCGAGCCGGAGACCTGCTGCCGCAGTTGAAGCGGCCGTACCGGTTCGATTATGATGCCATGCGTTCCGGCATGTTCCTGTTTACCTGGGGGCTTTTCAAAAAGGTGGTGGTGGCCGACCGATTGAGCCTGATCGTCGATACGGTTTACAATGATGTCCATTCATTTACGGGCTTTTCCTTCATCTTTGCTACCTATCTGTATGCAATGCAGATCTATTTCGATTTTTCCGGCTATACCGATATGGCCTTGGGCACTGCGCGCATGTTCAACATAAACCTGAGCCAGAACTTCAACAGCCCTTATATGGCCAACTCTGTTGCCGATTTCTGGAGACGATGGCATATATCCTTTTCCCGCTGGATTCTGGACTATATCTTCAAGCCCCTTCAAATGCGTTGGCGCGACTGGAAGACGTGGGGCACCGCGTCAGCCCTCATGGTGACGTTTTTTATTTCCGGTATCTGGCACGGGGCCTCATGGGGTTTTGTCGTGTGGGGGCTTCTACACGGTGCGTACTTGGCGACATCGGTATTTTACAAGCCTCTGCAAAAAAAGATTCATAAAAAGACAGGTCTGGAAAAGACGGCAGTTCTTAAGATTTGGCAAACCATAGCCACTTTCAATCTGGTCTGTTTTGCCTGGATATTTTTCAGAGCAAATTCCCTGTCAGATGCCTTGTATATCATAAGGCATCTGTTTTCAGGCTTTGATAGTAATATCACATCGGCACTCCTGACTTCCGGAAAAATATCGCTCTTGATACTTCTGTGTTCCCTAGGCATTGTTAATTTGTCATATATTTTCATAAGATTTTCTGATGTGAAAACTAAATTTTACGATAAGCCACTCTGGTTTAGGTGGTCGATATATTACGGCTTGGTAGTGTTGTTGCTGGTTTGTAATATCGACATCGACAGTATGTTTGTCTATTTCAAGTTTTAG